Proteins encoded in a region of the Onthophagus taurus isolate NC chromosome 10, IU_Otau_3.0, whole genome shotgun sequence genome:
- the LOC139431501 gene encoding uncharacterized protein, whose product MWKRQKIPEEERTRKRVRRESSWKENVRKKLKEKDKEYTSKKGVLKKAKELKTPCNCRMKCNTKISQAQRKSLFENFYLLSRDAQDQYIAETIKESEKQRERVQRRKESEEVHKESRRNFTRKYYLSKEDRQSVEVWKKIYHNSFDLTLKKIRVITEKKRRSE is encoded by the coding sequence ATGTGGAAAAGACAAAAAATTCCTGAAGAAGAAAGAACCAGAAAAAGAGTGAGGAGAGAAAGTTCCTGGAAAGAAAACGTTCGGAAGAAACTGAAGGAAAAAGACAAAGAGTATACATCTAAAAAAGGAGTTTTAAAGAAAGCAAAAGAATTGAAGACACCCTGCAACTGCCGCATGAAATGTAATACCAAAATAAGCCAAGCGCAAAGAAAATCactgtttgaaaatttttaccttttatcAAGAGATGCTCAAGATCAATATATTGCAGAAACTATAAAAGAATCTGAAAAACAAAGAGAAAGAGTCCAAAGACGAAAGGAAAGTGAAGAAGTGCATAAAGAAAGTCGAAGAAActttacaagaaaatattatctttCAAAAGAAGACCGGCAAAGCGTTGaagtttggaaaaaaatttaccataaTTCTTTTGATTTAACATTGAAAAAGATAAGAGTTATAACAGAGAAAAAAAGGAGGTCCGAGTAG